The Fortiea contorta PCC 7126 genome has a segment encoding these proteins:
- a CDS encoding ABC transporter substrate-binding protein codes for MKKSTALTTTFFVTCTLLLSACNGANTGSSSVNNSPTNTATNAAATSATKGTIPIGVAVAQTSNVALLGQEQVAGAKIAEKYFNNRGGINGTPVKLVFQDTSGDEAGAINAFQTLINKDKVVGIVGPTLSQQAFSADPVAERAKIAVVAPSNTAKGIPEIGDYIARVSAPSSVVAPNSVKAAIKQNPNIKKVAVLFAQNDSYSKSETEIFQKTVKDQGLELVTVQKFQTTDTDFQTQATNTINLKPDLIIISGLAVDGGNLIRQLRELGYKGLIVGGNGLNTSNMFPVCKALCDGVLIAQAYSPEHPGEINATFRKAYFEQYQKEPPQFSAQAFAAVQVYIEALQNLDKKSKISQLQLAQLRTDLNKQILTNKYNTPLGEMAFTPIGEVIQKDFYVAQIKMEKDGSKGKFTFLK; via the coding sequence ATGAAAAAATCCACTGCACTGACAACAACATTTTTCGTGACTTGCACTCTGCTACTATCAGCCTGTAATGGCGCTAACACTGGTTCAAGTTCTGTAAATAATTCGCCCACAAATACTGCTACTAATGCTGCAGCAACATCAGCTACAAAGGGTACAATTCCCATTGGAGTAGCTGTAGCACAGACTAGCAATGTTGCATTACTTGGTCAAGAGCAAGTCGCTGGAGCTAAAATTGCGGAAAAATATTTCAATAACCGAGGTGGTATCAATGGTACTCCGGTTAAATTAGTATTTCAAGACACTAGTGGCGATGAAGCTGGGGCGATTAATGCTTTTCAAACTTTAATTAATAAAGATAAAGTTGTAGGGATTGTTGGCCCTACTTTATCACAACAAGCTTTTAGTGCTGATCCAGTTGCTGAACGAGCGAAAATAGCAGTTGTCGCTCCTTCAAACACTGCGAAAGGAATTCCCGAAATTGGTGATTATATAGCTCGTGTTTCTGCTCCTTCTTCTGTGGTTGCGCCTAATTCGGTGAAAGCAGCAATTAAGCAGAACCCTAATATTAAAAAAGTTGCTGTTTTATTTGCTCAAAATGATTCCTATAGCAAATCAGAAACAGAAATTTTTCAAAAGACTGTTAAGGATCAGGGTTTAGAATTAGTCACAGTCCAAAAATTTCAAACTACCGATACAGATTTTCAAACTCAAGCTACTAATACTATTAACCTTAAACCGGATTTAATTATTATTTCTGGCTTGGCTGTTGATGGCGGTAATTTGATCAGACAACTGCGGGAATTAGGTTATAAAGGCTTAATTGTGGGTGGGAATGGTTTGAATACCTCGAATATGTTCCCAGTTTGTAAAGCGCTTTGTGATGGTGTGTTGATTGCTCAAGCTTACAGTCCAGAACATCCAGGTGAGATTAATGCTACTTTTCGCAAAGCTTATTTTGAGCAATATCAGAAAGAACCACCACAATTTAGTGCTCAAGCTTTTGCTGCGGTACAGGTATATATAGAAGCGCTTCAGAATTTAGATAAAAAAAGCAAGATTAGTCAATTACAATTAGCGCAGTTACGAACAGATTTGAATAAGCAAATACTTACGAATAAATACAATACTCCACTAGGTGAAATGGCATTTACACCTATAGGTGAGGTAATTCAAAAAGATTTTTATGTGGCTCAAATTAAAATGGAAAAAGACGGTAGTAAAGGCAAATTCACGTTTCTTAAGTAG
- a CDS encoding pentapeptide repeat-containing protein, whose translation MSANKTSVPLNWSIAITVIFALSLTLTVFGLPQIRVLSIQQQIQYGIQALATAGIIFLGLAVMLNAYYSAKHVQALSRSAIAAEKNIHIGAQNTRISQDKLLAERFIAAIAQLGHEKIETRIGAIYALERVAQDFPKEHWTIMEILTAFIRENAPIRQPVAAKQEDSPPISFAKHKGAAHSPQPLDLNFYEESPKIRTDIQIALTVIGRRNSLQDRENQKLDLRHIDIKRADLLGANLEQADLRESDLSGVDLRGSNLCKADLEGAKLSGSILYEANLLHTNLHAANLCWANLNRANLQGANLRAANLYGASLRTANLQGANMYKTNLQQATLKVANLSGAKLFLANLQGAKLGKANLHMTGLIGANLQGANLNGANLCEANLNAAKLQQAEIYFADLSEASLTEADLYQAILIGANLSRAILYEANLHEANLMGANLSGTNLSDVKLEGAILTGAKNLESQQITAALGDRTTRLPDNVEAPTHWRQMV comes from the coding sequence ATGTCTGCTAACAAGACAAGCGTACCTTTGAATTGGTCAATCGCAATAACAGTTATATTTGCTCTCTCATTGACACTCACAGTCTTCGGACTGCCCCAAATCCGGGTATTGTCAATTCAGCAACAAATACAATACGGAATTCAAGCACTAGCAACGGCAGGAATCATTTTCCTAGGATTGGCAGTGATGTTGAATGCCTATTATAGTGCAAAGCATGTCCAAGCTTTATCCAGAAGTGCGATCGCTGCCGAAAAAAACATACACATAGGAGCGCAAAACACAAGGATATCTCAAGACAAATTATTAGCAGAACGCTTTATCGCCGCCATTGCACAACTGGGACATGAAAAAATCGAAACTCGCATCGGCGCAATTTATGCCCTAGAAAGAGTCGCTCAGGATTTTCCTAAAGAACACTGGACAATTATGGAAATCCTTACAGCCTTTATCCGGGAAAATGCTCCCATCCGCCAACCAGTAGCCGCAAAACAAGAAGACTCACCGCCCATCTCCTTCGCCAAGCACAAAGGCGCAGCCCATTCCCCACAACCCTTGGATTTAAACTTTTATGAAGAATCGCCCAAAATTCGTACAGATATCCAAATAGCCCTGACAGTAATCGGTAGACGCAATTCACTCCAAGACCGCGAAAATCAGAAACTAGATTTACGCCACATAGATATTAAGCGAGCAGACTTGCTAGGCGCCAACCTAGAACAAGCAGACCTGAGAGAATCAGACTTGTCTGGGGTGGACTTGCGCGGCTCTAACCTCTGTAAAGCAGACCTCGAAGGCGCCAAACTCTCCGGCTCCATTCTCTATGAAGCCAACTTACTTCACACCAATTTACATGCAGCCAATCTTTGCTGGGCTAACCTGAATCGAGCCAACCTTCAAGGCGCCAACCTCCGCGCAGCTAACCTCTATGGAGCAAGTCTGCGTACAGCCAACCTCCAAGGCGCGAACATGTACAAAACAAACTTGCAACAAGCAACCCTGAAGGTAGCTAATCTATCCGGAGCCAAGTTGTTTTTAGCTAACCTCCAAGGCGCAAAACTAGGTAAAGCCAACCTGCACATGACAGGCTTAATCGGCGCTAACCTCCAAGGAGCAAACCTCAACGGCGCCAACCTTTGTGAAGCCAACCTCAACGCCGCCAAACTCCAGCAAGCAGAAATCTATTTTGCTGACCTATCTGAAGCCAGCTTAACAGAAGCTGACTTGTATCAAGCAATCCTCATCGGCGCCAACCTCTCAAGAGCCATCCTCTACGAAGCCAATCTGCACGAAGCGAACCTCATGGGCGCAAACCTTTCAGGCACAAACCTGAGCGACGTCAAACTAGAAGGAGCAATCCTCACAGGAGCGAAAAACTTAGAATCACAACAGATTACCGCAGCATTAGGCGATCGCACAACCCGTCTACCAGATAACGTAGAAGCTCCTACCCATTGGCGGCAAATGGTTTAA
- a CDS encoding Uma2 family endonuclease, which yields MKASTKQKLTFEQFLEQCPEEGLYEFIDGEIVEVRATRNHDDVADFMLFGFNDEIRRLNLNYVVKNTAVFRTITAKGIEQGRKPDVSVINKDVWRSNRAEYSALVEPIQLAVEVTSTNWEDDYIDKLDEYQNLGITEYWIIDYLAIGLRQYLGNPKVPTVLIFILDAEGKYQCTQFRGSERIVSRTFPELVLTAEQILTA from the coding sequence ATGAAAGCATCCACTAAACAAAAATTAACTTTTGAGCAATTTTTAGAACAGTGTCCAGAGGAGGGTTTATATGAGTTTATTGACGGAGAAATTGTAGAAGTACGCGCAACCAGAAATCATGATGATGTTGCTGATTTTATGTTGTTTGGTTTCAATGATGAAATTAGACGACTAAACCTAAATTACGTCGTCAAAAATACAGCAGTGTTTAGAACTATCACAGCTAAAGGAATAGAACAGGGGCGTAAACCTGATGTTAGTGTGATTAATAAAGATGTGTGGCGTTCAAATCGTGCTGAATACTCTGCGCTTGTGGAACCTATCCAGTTAGCTGTGGAGGTAACATCAACTAATTGGGAAGATGATTATATTGATAAATTGGATGAATATCAAAATTTAGGGATTACAGAATATTGGATTATCGATTATTTAGCAATTGGATTGAGACAATATCTGGGAAATCCTAAAGTTCCGACTGTGTTGATTTTTATATTAGATGCTGAGGGAAAATATCAATGCACACAGTTTAGAGGTTCAGAACGAATTGTGTCGAGAACCTTTCCGGAACTGGTATTGACAGCAGAGCAAATACTCACAGCTTAA
- a CDS encoding ABC transporter ATP-binding protein: MSVDIETNHTILEVRDINVNYGGIQALKNINLTIQKGEVVTLLGANGAGKTTTLRAISKIVNSLSGNLIYSGRNINRRPAHEVVKLGIAHCPEGRRVLARQTVYDNLLLGAYIRSHQGEIKADIQHQFELFPRLAQRRNQLAGTLSGGEQQMLAIARALMSRPKLLLLDEPSLGLAPAIVKEIFSIIENLRATGVTILLVEQNANLALQIADRGYVLEAGSITLTGAASELISDERVRKAYLG, translated from the coding sequence ATGTCAGTTGATATTGAGACAAATCATACAATTTTAGAAGTTCGAGATATTAATGTTAATTATGGCGGAATTCAAGCTCTAAAAAATATTAATTTAACTATTCAAAAAGGTGAAGTAGTTACCTTACTCGGCGCTAATGGTGCTGGTAAAACTACCACACTCAGAGCTATTTCTAAAATAGTGAATTCTCTAAGTGGCAATTTAATCTATAGCGGACGGAATATTAATCGTCGCCCAGCCCATGAAGTTGTCAAACTTGGTATTGCCCATTGTCCTGAAGGTAGGCGAGTATTAGCGAGACAAACGGTGTATGACAATTTACTATTAGGTGCTTATATTCGCTCTCATCAAGGAGAGATAAAAGCAGACATTCAGCACCAATTTGAGCTATTTCCCCGGTTAGCACAAAGACGCAATCAACTAGCAGGAACTCTCAGCGGTGGTGAACAACAAATGTTAGCGATCGCCCGCGCTTTAATGAGTAGACCAAAACTCTTACTTTTAGACGAACCAAGTTTAGGTTTAGCACCAGCGATCGTCAAAGAAATATTCTCTATTATTGAAAATTTGCGAGCTACGGGTGTGACAATTTTATTAGTAGAACAAAACGCCAATTTAGCTCTACAAATTGCTGATAGAGGATATGTTTTAGAAGCAGGTTCTATAACTTTGACAGGTGCTGCATCAGAATTAATTAGTGATGAGCGAGTGAGAAAAGCTTATTTGGGTTAA
- a CDS encoding pentapeptide repeat-containing protein has protein sequence MNNYHITKNLLTKSKIYLKSLFSQANSVETKINLTHKQPPTQYLKIAITNLQNRHIETNLATIDNLEQIAQKYPQLHWEITVILTNFVRRSTPYLPQTENKPHPSPTVCEDIQAALSVIARRNAKQDPENEQLDLSYTDMTDVILCGASLEKANLYQANLAGVDLTGANLRGAILTAANLQGANLKGANLEQAILSAANLENANLTGANFHRANLYLAKLHQATLNHAILTQANLKEAVFFDESS, from the coding sequence ATGAATAATTACCATATAACTAAAAATTTGTTAACTAAAAGCAAAATTTATTTAAAATCGCTATTCTCCCAGGCAAATTCTGTCGAGACAAAAATTAACCTTACTCACAAACAGCCACCTACACAATACCTAAAAATAGCGATTACAAATCTCCAAAATCGCCACATAGAAACTAATCTGGCAACAATTGATAATTTAGAGCAAATTGCTCAGAAATATCCGCAACTACACTGGGAAATCACAGTCATTCTCACGAATTTTGTGCGACGAAGTACACCGTATTTACCTCAAACAGAGAATAAACCGCATCCATCCCCGACTGTTTGTGAAGATATTCAAGCAGCCTTGAGTGTGATTGCGAGAAGAAACGCCAAACAAGACCCGGAAAATGAGCAATTAGATTTAAGTTACACAGATATGACAGATGTAATTTTGTGTGGGGCTAGCTTAGAAAAAGCAAACCTGTACCAAGCGAATCTTGCTGGTGTAGACCTCACAGGTGCTAACCTGCGTGGTGCAATCCTGACTGCGGCTAACCTCCAAGGCGCAAACCTCAAAGGCGCTAACCTAGAACAGGCGATTCTTTCTGCAGCTAACCTAGAAAATGCCAACCTTACTGGCGCTAACTTCCATAGAGCTAACTTATATTTAGCAAAGCTGCATCAAGCGACCCTGAACCATGCCATACTCACTCAGGCGAATCTCAAAGAGGCAGTATTTTTCGATGAATCTTCATAA
- a CDS encoding Uma2 family endonuclease, which produces MVKSPTKPLTLEEFLKLPETKPASEYINGQVIQKPMPQGKHSTLQGELVSNINSVTKPQKVARAFPELRCTFGGHSIVPDVAVFAWERIPIDECGDVANVFPIYPDWTIEILSPDQSPTKITGNILHCLKHGSKLGWLIDPEDRTILVYPQNQQPEFLEEEQQILPVPDLVKDLQLTVGELFGWLKL; this is translated from the coding sequence ATGGTAAAATCTCCAACTAAACCCCTAACCTTAGAAGAGTTTTTAAAACTACCAGAAACCAAACCAGCCAGTGAATATATTAACGGTCAAGTGATCCAAAAACCTATGCCGCAAGGAAAACATAGTACTCTTCAGGGTGAACTAGTCAGCAACATCAACTCTGTAACCAAGCCTCAGAAAGTCGCCCGTGCTTTCCCAGAATTGCGATGTACATTTGGCGGACATTCAATTGTTCCAGACGTAGCTGTGTTTGCTTGGGAACGCATTCCCATAGATGAATGCGGAGATGTGGCGAATGTTTTTCCAATCTATCCAGACTGGACAATTGAAATTTTATCACCAGACCAAAGTCCAACAAAAATAACCGGAAATATCTTGCACTGCCTCAAACATGGTAGTAAATTAGGTTGGTTAATTGATCCAGAGGATCGCACGATTTTAGTATATCCTCAAAACCAGCAGCCAGAATTTTTAGAAGAAGAACAACAAATATTACCAGTTCCCGATTTAGTTAAAGATTTACAACTAACTGTAGGGGAACTATTTGGATGGTTAAAGTTGTAA
- a CDS encoding DUF4351 domain-containing protein, whose translation MAKAADTGGKRLISLAPDAWVQWVTQLPEVVAKEILASEFQWISRETDVLVKAYSAIHGDFLVLNELQLRYTKYMPLRMRAYAALAQERYRLPIYPVLINILPPPPTLTVASSYEQEFLGLRAIQDYRGINLWEVDAEIVFQQPLPSLLPFVPVLRGGGEAAVVQRALQMLRTDAQLNQLEPLLAFFASFVLDSPLVQQIMRWDMAILRESPWYNEILAEGLQQGIQQGVQQGIQQGVQQGIQQGVQQGIQQGVQQGVRNQLIRILRQRFGEIPEEVEVSFEGKNVEQLESLIDSALAANSLAEFMQNLSA comes from the coding sequence GTGGCAAAAGCAGCAGATACAGGCGGTAAGCGACTGATTAGTCTCGCTCCCGACGCCTGGGTACAATGGGTTACGCAGCTTCCTGAAGTTGTGGCGAAAGAGATTTTGGCTTCAGAGTTTCAATGGATTAGCCGAGAAACAGATGTTTTAGTGAAAGCATACAGTGCTATTCACGGCGATTTTCTGGTACTCAACGAACTACAGTTGCGTTACACAAAATACATGCCTCTACGCATGAGAGCTTATGCAGCTTTAGCACAAGAGCGCTATCGGCTGCCAATTTATCCAGTGCTGATCAACATTTTACCGCCTCCGCCTACTTTAACGGTTGCCAGTAGTTACGAGCAAGAATTTTTGGGATTACGCGCTATTCAAGATTATCGCGGGATTAATTTGTGGGAAGTGGATGCAGAAATAGTTTTTCAGCAACCATTACCATCTTTACTCCCATTTGTTCCTGTTTTGCGAGGTGGTGGAGAAGCCGCAGTTGTACAACGCGCCTTACAAATGCTGCGAACGGATGCACAGTTGAATCAGTTAGAGCCTTTGCTAGCTTTTTTTGCTAGCTTTGTGTTAGATAGCCCTTTAGTGCAACAAATCATGAGGTGGGATATGGCTATATTGCGAGAATCACCTTGGTATAACGAAATTTTAGCTGAAGGACTGCAGCAAGGAATTCAGCAGGGTGTTCAGCAAGGAATTCAGCAGGGTGTTCAGCAAGGAATTCAGCAGGGTGTTCAGCAAGGAATTCAGCAGGGTGTTCAGCAAGGAGTAAGAAACCAATTAATCCGAATATTACGACAACGGTTCGGCGAAATTCCCGAGGAGGTAGAAGTAAGCTTTGAGGGTAAGAATGTTGAACAATTAGAAAGTCTGATTGATAGTGCTTTAGCTGCAAATTCTTTAGCAGAATTTATGCAGAATTTGTCTGCTTAA
- a CDS encoding FAD-dependent oxidoreductase, producing MEQNSQTIGKKLVLIGGGHSHAIALKMFGLQRLKGVSLTLITKETNTPYSGMLPGHIAGFYNYDECHINLKKLADFAQANLCIDEVIGLDLEQNQVICANSPPVTFDILSIDIGSTPAIISVSGAAEFAIPAKPVSQLLKHWYQLLISVAENPQVSISIGIVGGGAGGVELALSMQAHLQKMMEKKNLAIHLFHRHQELMTNYHDSTQHQVKKILTKRGIKLYLGEKVCEIEPNNFTLKPHSRNGEILTVKCESGLTVECDRVFWVTQASAPQWLKATGLATDEQGFILVNNKLQSLTHPHIFAAGDIAAMLNYPRPKAGVFAVKQGKPLFENLQRFVLNKPLEDYKPQREYLSLIGTGDGRAIANKGDFTLPPHKLLWYLKDWIDCRFMEQFREGLEKHQL from the coding sequence ATGGAACAAAATTCACAAACAATAGGGAAAAAATTAGTATTAATTGGTGGTGGACACAGCCATGCGATCGCGCTGAAAATGTTTGGATTGCAACGGTTAAAGGGGGTGAGTTTAACTTTAATCACTAAAGAGACAAATACACCTTATTCTGGCATGTTACCAGGACACATAGCCGGATTTTATAATTATGATGAATGTCATATTAATTTAAAAAAATTAGCTGATTTTGCTCAAGCAAATTTATGTATTGACGAAGTTATAGGTTTAGATTTAGAACAGAACCAAGTAATTTGTGCTAATAGTCCACCTGTGACATTTGATATCTTGTCCATCGATATTGGCAGCACTCCAGCCATAATATCTGTATCAGGTGCAGCAGAATTTGCCATTCCGGCTAAACCAGTTTCCCAATTATTGAAACATTGGTATCAGCTATTAATCAGTGTTGCTGAAAATCCCCAAGTATCGATTAGCATTGGGATTGTAGGTGGTGGCGCTGGAGGTGTAGAATTAGCGCTATCAATGCAAGCACATTTACAAAAGATGATGGAAAAAAAGAATTTAGCAATTCATTTATTCCACCGTCACCAAGAGTTGATGACTAATTATCATGATTCAACCCAGCATCAAGTTAAGAAAATTTTAACTAAGCGGGGTATTAAGTTGTATTTAGGGGAAAAAGTTTGTGAAATTGAGCCAAATAATTTTACTCTCAAGCCACACAGCAGAAACGGGGAAATATTAACAGTTAAATGTGAATCTGGTTTAACGGTTGAGTGTGATCGAGTTTTTTGGGTCACACAAGCCTCGGCTCCCCAATGGTTAAAAGCAACAGGATTAGCGACTGATGAGCAAGGTTTTATTTTAGTAAATAACAAATTACAATCGCTGACACATCCTCACATTTTTGCAGCGGGTGATATTGCTGCTATGCTCAATTATCCGCGACCAAAAGCGGGGGTATTTGCTGTTAAACAGGGAAAGCCTTTATTTGAGAATTTGCAGCGATTTGTATTGAATAAACCTCTCGAAGATTATAAACCACAGCGAGAATATTTAAGCTTAATTGGTACAGGTGATGGGAGAGCGATCGCTAATAAAGGTGATTTTACTTTACCACCCCATAAACTTTTATGGTATTTGAAAGATTGGATTGATTGCCGCTTTATGGAACAATTTAGGGAAGGATTAGAGAAGCATCAACTTTAG
- a CDS encoding ABC transporter ATP-binding protein has product MSHTISADENNIILEAKALTRRFGGLVAVNSVSFKVKKHEIFGLIGPNGAGKTTLFNLITALIPLSSGNLVYQNTEISQLSPHQIAGLGIARTFQNIRLFGELTALDNVIIGSHLHTKSGIINGILGLPTAVREEKKSKRQALELLGLVGLGDRSDEKAKNFAYGDQRRLEIARALALKPQILLLDEPAAGMNPSEKQQLSEFIRSLREQFNLTIILIEHHVPLVMGLCDRIAVLDFGQLIALGEPAIVRNNPAVIEAYLGNE; this is encoded by the coding sequence ATGTCACATACTATCTCAGCCGATGAAAACAATATTATATTAGAAGCAAAAGCCTTGACTCGCCGCTTTGGTGGTTTAGTGGCGGTTAATAGTGTATCTTTTAAAGTAAAAAAACACGAAATTTTTGGACTAATTGGGCCTAATGGTGCTGGGAAAACTACATTATTTAATTTGATTACAGCTTTAATACCGCTTTCTAGCGGAAATTTGGTTTATCAAAACACAGAAATATCTCAACTGTCTCCTCATCAAATAGCAGGTTTAGGTATCGCTCGCACCTTTCAAAATATTCGCTTATTTGGGGAATTAACAGCTTTAGATAACGTAATTATCGGCAGTCATTTACATACAAAAAGTGGTATAATCAACGGTATATTAGGTTTGCCAACAGCGGTTAGAGAAGAAAAGAAAAGTAAGCGTCAGGCTTTAGAATTATTAGGGCTGGTAGGATTGGGCGATCGCAGTGACGAAAAAGCGAAAAACTTTGCTTATGGCGATCAACGCCGATTAGAAATCGCTCGCGCCTTAGCCTTAAAACCACAGATATTACTCCTCGATGAACCTGCTGCGGGGATGAACCCCAGTGAGAAGCAGCAATTAAGCGAATTTATCCGGAGTTTGCGAGAGCAGTTCAATTTGACGATTATTTTGATAGAGCATCATGTACCATTGGTGATGGGTTTGTGCGATCGCATTGCTGTTTTAGATTTTGGACAATTGATTGCACTCGGTGAACCAGCTATAGTCAGAAATAATCCGGCTGTAATTGAGGCTTATTTGGGTAATGAGTGA
- a CDS encoding branched-chain amino acid ABC transporter permease produces the protein MADFLATYGSLIVSMVLGAMLGLSLYLPLMAGQLSLASPGFYAVGGYIAAILSTTVFATPASNLFPVPLLLLEMIIAGVVCALLGVVVGIPVLRLRGIYLAIATIAFVEVLRVLSLNLEITGGAIGIPNIPQPFLTQIEYLWIALPLLIISMILFYRLERIRVGRAFTAIREDELAAGAMGINATYYKVLAFTLGAIIAGFIGAISAHFLNTWNARQGTFDASIIYLTFVLIGGSRTFLGSIVGGMLFTALPEVLRNLADTGGLPTWLAQFLRDGRLIIFGLLIVVGTIFFPQGLVTPDIFRKIKKRKN, from the coding sequence ATGGCAGATTTTTTGGCTACTTATGGTTCCTTAATAGTATCTATGGTGCTAGGAGCGATGCTCGGTTTATCGCTATATTTACCATTAATGGCTGGACAATTATCTTTAGCTAGTCCTGGATTTTATGCTGTGGGCGGGTATATTGCAGCAATTTTATCGACGACAGTTTTTGCGACTCCTGCTAGTAATTTATTTCCCGTTCCTCTGCTGTTATTAGAAATGATCATTGCTGGTGTTGTGTGCGCTTTATTAGGTGTGGTTGTGGGAATTCCTGTGTTAAGATTGCGGGGAATATATTTAGCGATCGCTACTATTGCTTTTGTCGAAGTTCTCCGGGTACTCTCCCTCAATCTAGAGATTACTGGTGGTGCAATTGGTATTCCTAATATTCCCCAACCTTTTCTGACACAAATTGAATATTTATGGATTGCTCTACCATTATTAATAATTAGTATGATATTATTTTATCGCCTGGAACGTATTCGTGTAGGCAGAGCATTCACAGCTATTAGAGAAGATGAATTAGCTGCAGGGGCGATGGGAATTAACGCCACATATTATAAAGTATTGGCGTTTACCTTAGGAGCAATTATCGCCGGATTTATTGGTGCAATTAGCGCCCATTTTCTAAATACTTGGAATGCTCGCCAAGGGACTTTTGATGCTAGTATTATTTACTTAACCTTTGTGTTAATAGGCGGTTCTAGAACTTTTTTAGGCTCTATAGTTGGAGGTATGCTATTTACAGCCTTACCAGAAGTTTTAAGGAACCTAGCCGACACAGGTGGTTTACCCACTTGGCTAGCCCAGTTTTTGCGAGATGGGAGATTAATTATTTTCGGTTTATTGATTGTGGTAGGGACAATATTTTTTCCTCAAGGTTTGGTGACGCCAGATATTTTTAGAAAAATCAAAAAACGCAAAAATTAA
- a CDS encoding branched-chain amino acid ABC transporter permease: MNLSLFLQQFLNGLSIGSVYAIFALGYTLVYSILGIINLAHGAIFTLGAYFTYALMGGTFGFNGLLANVTLPIKLPFAIALILGSSLAGLVGVGMERIAFQPLRRKGSDSLLTVVSSLGVAVVIVNLIQYLVGAESYTFPAETYGNLPAAINFGTAENPIPIRSVQVVIFAVSVVIVAILTYFINRTKYGKAMQAIAEDQTTASLLGINTDGFIVLTFFLSSFLAGLAGTLVASSVSIAGPYFGIAFGLRGLAVIVLGGLGSIPGAVLGGLVIGLAEAFVPGEYSAFKDAVAFGILFIMLLVRPQGLLGRRFIQKV; the protein is encoded by the coding sequence ATGAATTTGAGTTTATTTTTACAACAATTTCTAAATGGGTTATCCATTGGCAGTGTTTATGCAATTTTTGCTTTGGGATATACTCTAGTTTATTCGATTTTGGGCATCATTAATTTAGCTCACGGTGCGATTTTTACCCTGGGTGCATATTTCACTTATGCACTCATGGGTGGTACTTTTGGCTTTAATGGTTTGCTAGCTAATGTTACTCTACCGATAAAATTACCATTTGCGATCGCTTTAATTTTAGGAAGTAGTTTAGCAGGATTGGTTGGGGTAGGGATGGAACGTATCGCTTTTCAACCTCTGCGTCGAAAAGGCTCTGATTCTTTATTGACCGTGGTTTCTAGCTTGGGCGTAGCTGTGGTAATTGTTAACTTGATTCAATATTTGGTGGGTGCAGAAAGTTACACATTTCCAGCAGAAACTTACGGTAATTTACCCGCTGCGATTAACTTTGGAACTGCAGAAAATCCTATTCCGATTCGGAGTGTACAGGTGGTGATATTTGCAGTTTCTGTGGTGATAGTTGCTATTTTGACTTATTTTATTAATCGTACTAAATATGGCAAAGCGATGCAAGCGATCGCCGAAGATCAAACTACTGCAAGTTTGTTAGGAATTAACACCGATGGCTTTATTGTTTTAACATTTTTCCTCAGTAGTTTTTTAGCAGGATTAGCAGGAACTTTAGTTGCTTCTAGTGTGAGTATCGCCGGCCCTTACTTTGGTATTGCTTTCGGTTTGAGGGGTTTAGCTGTGATTGTCTTGGGTGGTTTAGGTAGCATTCCCGGTGCGGTGTTGGGAGGGTTAGTTATTGGACTCGCAGAAGCATTTGTACCCGGTGAATATTCGGCTTTTAAAGATGCAGTCGCTTTCGGAATATTATTTATTATGCTGTTAGTTAGACCCCAGGGTTTGCTAGGAAGGCGATTTATTCAAAAAGTTTAA